The DNA region CCAGTTCTTTGCCGGCAAGGATCGGACGCAGGAAGAGTTTTTTCATACCTTCAACGCCCTGCTCGAATCGCGCCAGCAGATCATCCTGACCTGCGATCGCTACCCCAAGGAGGTCGACGGCATCGAGGCCCGGCTACGGTCCCGTTTCGGCTGGGGCCTGACGGTGTCGATCGAACCGCCGGATTTCGAGACCCGGGTGGCCATCCTGCAGAAGAAGGCCATGGAACGCGGGCTGGAGCTGGAAGAATCGGTGGCCTTCCTGGTGGCCCGGCGGATCCGGTCGCACGTGCGTGACCTGGAAGGCGCACTCAACTCGCTGATCGCCAATGCACGTTTTTCGGGACGGACCATCGACGAGGAATACACCCGCGAGATCCTGCGCGATGTGCTCGCCGTACATGACCGGCTGATCACCATCGAGAACATCCAGAAGGTGGTGGCCGACTTTTACCAATTACGGGTCGCCGACCTGTTGTCGCGCCGCCGCAGCCGCTCGATTGCCCGACCACGGCAGATGGCCATGTTCCTGGCCAAGGAGCTGACCGAGCATTCACTGCCCGAGATCGGTAACGCTTTCGGTGGCCGTGACCATACGACAGTGCTGCATGCCTGTCGTAAAATCCAGAGTCTGTGCGAAGCTGATGGGCGCCTGCGTGAGGAACGCGCCCGGCTGACCCGGGAATTATCCAGTTAAAAAACGGTGGATGAGCTGTGGACAAAAAGAACGGGGCATGTTATCCACAGACCACCCACAGGAAGAGCGCAGTGTCCGTACACTGGTAAATATTTTGCAAGTAGTTGAAAAATAATGAGAAATAGGGTTTTCAACAGAGTACACACGGCCTGTTGCTACTGATGTTTCTTTCTTTATAAACAAAAACAGAAACAGGGGCCCCGGCCCTGTCGGCTTGTTTGAAGGAGCAGCCATGAAGTTCTCGATTCCGCGTGAAACGTTGCTGGCACCGATCGCACAAGTGGTCAATGTAGTGGAGCGTCGGCAAACCCTGCCGGTGTTGGCCAACTTTCTGATTGAGGCGGTGGATGAGGGTCTGCGCATCACCGGTACCGACATGGAAGTGGAGGTTGTCGCCCGGGCACCTGCCGAGGTGGCCCAGGCAGGCAGTATCACCGTGCCGGCGCGCAAGCTGGTCGATATCTGCCGGGCACTGCCGGAAGGCGTGCAGATCAATGCCCAGCTCAACGACGACAAGCTGGCATTGCATGCCGGACGCAGTCGCTTCACCCTGTCGACCCTGCCGGCAACCGAGTTTCCATCCAGCGACCAGGCCGAATCTGAAGTCAGTTACGAGATGAACCAGGGCCGCTTCCGCTGGCTGCTGGAAAAGACCGCCTTTG from Wenzhouxiangella sp. AB-CW3 includes:
- the dnaA gene encoding chromosomal replication initiator protein DnaA, with amino-acid sequence MSGQQQQDELAELWQQCLERLERHVPLEELNTWIRPLQLVNGNGHRVRLNAPNDLVREQVRTHYLDMVRDFFAHHGIDRDQVVIDVGGQAQRSRGTTTGPAHNGGAFGLDDRYDFDNFVLGKSNELAFAAAQQVASSPGTAYNPLLLYGSTGLGKTHLLHAAGQYIARTNPEARVMYLHSEKFVSEMIQSLRRNSIDAFKRRYRSVDTLLIDDIQFFAGKDRTQEEFFHTFNALLESRQQIILTCDRYPKEVDGIEARLRSRFGWGLTVSIEPPDFETRVAILQKKAMERGLELEESVAFLVARRIRSHVRDLEGALNSLIANARFSGRTIDEEYTREILRDVLAVHDRLITIENIQKVVADFYQLRVADLLSRRRSRSIARPRQMAMFLAKELTEHSLPEIGNAFGGRDHTTVLHACRKIQSLCEADGRLREERARLTRELSS